The Schistosoma haematobium chromosome 7, whole genome shotgun sequence genome contains a region encoding:
- the SH3BGRL gene encoding SH3 domain binding glutamic acid-rich protein-like (EggNog:ENOG410VIP2~COG:O) has product MVVDVYISSTSGNTKVKSRQQYIINILSAAKIPFEVKDISSSETDKQFMFKALEENGKTIIAPQLFLGSEYLGDYDEFIQANENEMLLEFLKVTNSSRVSSLETES; this is encoded by the exons ATGGTTGTGGATGTTTATATATCGTCGACCTCAGGAAATACAAAA GTCAAAAGTAGACAACAATATATTATAAACATACTTAGTGCAGCTAAGATACCCTTTGAAGTAAAAGATATATCATCCTCAGAGACTGACAAACAATTCATGTTCAAGGCTCTCGAAGAAAATGGGAAAACAATAATAGCTCCTCAGCTATTCCTTGGGTCGGAATATCTAGGG gattatgatgaatttattcaagctaatgaaaatgaaatgttattAGAATTTCTAAAAGTCACTAATTCATCACGGGTATCAAGTTTGGAAACTGAATCATAA
- the KATNAL2 gene encoding Katanin p60 ATPase-containing subunit A-like 2 (EggNog:ENOG410V8X8~COG:O): MAELSYCMMRSANQARESEEQRSTARKKNLLILVMHYLSEEGYVESAMSLSKETNLDFKKYEVCDNVDLETVLLEYESYYYIKFQKYPRITKRLSDKLLQCEKKRHGGSSIKTKRSSLPRLLNRGNSIHDFEQNHSSNILNSEENSSVTKNRACNGLAVQGRQDPLVQTSGRIVKSGISPNVPNGSSVTSLNHLDPTQNSFLSSSTRQNFPRQITDYRAIINQETRLPLEENQLSEDPQERLLKPLGSYLGYTGEWRSLALTISRDIFLQNPNVRWDDIIGLSSAKRLVKEAVVYPIKYPQLFAGILSPWKGLLLYGPPGTGKTLLAKAVATECKTTFFNISASTIVSKWRGDSEKLVRVLFELARFHAPSTIFLDELDSLMSQRGSLSGYGSSGGGNSNISVGNEHEGSRRMKTELLMQMDGLAKSDDLVFLLAASNLPWELDHAMLRRLEKRILVDLPNKEARIHMFESFLPPVIGQGTSGGLQLKCYLDYDVAAELTEGYSGSDIRLVCKEAAMRVVRKIFDILENSSIEYLPQTQIHFDPITTDDVKAAISSTMPSARQLAGKYLEWQQQFGSS; encoded by the exons ATGGCAGAACTTAGTTACTGTATGATGAGGTCAGCAAATCAGGCAAGAGAATCT GAAGAACAACGGTCCACAGCTAGAAAGAAAAATTTGTTGATATTAGTAATGCATTATTTAAGTGAAGAAGG GTATGTTGAATCAGCGATGTCTCTCTCCAAGGAAACAAATTTAGATTTTAAAAAGTATGAAGTGTGCGATAATGTGGATTTAGAAACAGTTTTGTTAGAATATGAAAGTTATTACTACATAAAATTCCAGAAATATCCTAGAATTACCAAAAGATTATCAG ACAAGCTCTTGCAGTGTGAAAAAAAGCGACACGGAGGAAGTTCaataaaaacaaa ACGATCCTCACTTCCTCGACTTTTAAACCGAGGAAATTCTATCCATGACTTTGAACAGAACCATTCATCAAACATTTTGAATTCTGAAGAAAATTCTAGTGTAACCAAG AATAGAGCTTGTAATGGACTAGCTGTACAAGGAAGACAAGACCCCCTCGTACAAACTTCAGGGCGCATAGTAAAGAGTGGCATTTCACCAAATGTTCCAAACGGTTCTTCAGTCACATCTTTGAACCATCTGGACCCAACTCAGAACTCCTTTTTATCTTCTTCAACAAGACAGAATTTTCCGCGTCAAATTACTGACTACAGAGCGATTATTAACCAAGAAACCCGTTTGCCGTTAGAAGAAAACCAACTTTCAGAAGATCCCCAA GAACGTTTATTGAAGCCGCTAGGTAGTTATTTAGGCTACACAGGTGAATGGAGAAGTTTGGCTCTAACAATATCACGT gaTATATTCCTTCAAAATCCAAATGTTCGATGGGATGATATAATCGGTCTAAGCTCTGCTAAACGTCTTGTAAAAGAAGCAGTTGTTTACCCAATAAAG TACCCTCAATTGTTTGCAGGAATATTATCACCCTGGAAGGGATTGCTACTATATGGACCTCCAG gaACAGGAAAGACTCTTCTCGCTAAAGCTGTTGCTACTGAATGCAAAACaacattttttaatatttctgcATCGACTATTGTTAGTAAATGGAGAGGTGATTCAGAGAAATTAGTTCGT GTACTTTTTGAATTGGCTAGATTTCATGCTCCTTCAACCATATTCTTAGATGAGTTAGACTCTTTAATGTCACAAAGAGGTTCACTATCTGGATATGGTTCTTCCGGTGGAGGAAATTCAAATATATCAGTTGGAAATGAACATGAAGGATCACGTAGAATGAAAACTGAATTGCTAATGCAAATGGATGGTCTAGCAAAATCTGATGATCTTGTCTTTTTGCTGGCTGCTTCCAATCTGCCATG GGAATTAGATCATGCAATGCTTCGTCGGTTAGAAAAACGGATTCTAGTGGACTTACCAAATAAAGAGGCAAGAATACATATGTTTGAATCATTTCTTCCACCAGTTATTGGACAAGGTACATCAGGTGGATtacaattaaaatgttatttagaTTATGATGTAGCTGCGGAA TTAACTGAAGGTTACTCTGGCTCAGATATACGTCTAGTGTGTAAAGAAGCAGCTATGCGTGTTGTTagaaaaatatttgatattttagaAAATTCTTCTATTGAAT atTTACCTCAAACACAAATTCATTTTGATCCAATTACTACAGATGATGTTAAAGCGGCTATATCGTCTACAATGCCATCAGCTAGACAATTAGCAGGAAAATATTTAGAATGGCAACAACAATTTGGTTCTTCTTAA
- a CDS encoding hypothetical protein (EggNog:ENOG410384X): MYVAYDLIFKVLSMECYVCRNQEGNKDKCIKTTMQCLEDEHSCITNISYTIPPYWSPMGERTHFLWKACISTEECERQKEIAGKTCQREWYMDWRCVECCQGELCNYYATLSGYRLYWDKNLIISIMVPFLVYHLF, translated from the exons ATGTATGTTGCTTATGACCTAATTTTTAAAGTATTATCCATGGAGTGCTATGTGTGCAGGAATCAGGAAGGAAATAAAGATAAGTGCATCAAAACTACAATGCAATGTCTAGAAGATGAacactcttgtataaccaataTTTCATATACAA TTCCTCCCTATTGGTCGCCGATGGGAGAACGAACTCATTTTTTATGGAAAGCTTGTATTTCTACAGAAGAATGTGAGCGTCAAAAAGAAATTGCTGGTAAGACTTGTCAACGTGAATGGTATATGGACTGGAGATGTGTGGAATGTTGTCAAGGTGAATTGTGTAATTATTACGCAACG TTATCAGGATATCGATTATATTGGgataaaaatttaattatttcaattatgGTGCCATTTTTAGTatatcatttgttttaa